The region TGGCGTTGATCTGCTACATCGAACCAACGCCAGTCAGCCCGGAGCCTTCCCATGTCAGACCGCTTTCGCCTTACCCTCGGGCAATTAAACCCGACTGTCGGCGATCTGCCGGGGAACGCGGCTTTAGCGCGCAAAACGTGGGAGGCCGGGCGCGACGCCGGGGCGCAGCTCGTCGCCCTGCCGGAGCTGTTCCTGACCGGGCATGATGCCAAAGCCCTGCTGCGCAACCCCGCCTTCCAGCGCGATGTCACGGCGCATCTTGAGGCGCTCGCCGCCGATTGCGCCGATGGCCCCGCCTTGGCGCTTGGCGCACCTTGGGTCGAGGGGACAAAACTCCATAACGCCTACCTCATCCTGCAGGGCGGCAAGATTACCCAGCGGGTACTTCAACACAGCCCCGTACCGCATTCTGTCTTTGACGCAGGCCCGATCAGTGGCCCCTATGCGGTTGAGGGGCTGCGCATCGGCTCCCCCATCGGCGCGGATGGCTGGGAAAGCGACGTGGCCGAGACGCAGGCCGAGACCGGGGCCGAATTCCTTTTAATCCCCAATGCTGCGCCCCATCTGCGCGGCGCGATGGACCGGCGGCTAAATCACATGGTCGCGCGGGTGATCGAGACAGAGTTGCCACTGGTCTATCTAAATATGGCCGGTGGGCAGGATGAGGCGGTTTATGACGGCGCCTCTTTCGCGCTGAACCCCAGCGGCAAGCTTGCGCTTCAACTGCCCGCCTTTGAGGAGGCCATTGCCCATGTCGATCTGGAACGTGGCCCGGAAGGCTGGCTGATCGCGGCCGGAGACCGCGCGCCTCAACCAAGTACGCTTGAACGTGACTACCGCGCGTTGGTCGTGGGCCTGCGGGACTATGTGTCCAAGGTGGGGGCCGCTAAAGTGCTGATCGAAAACGCGGGGGGGCATGATGCAGCACTTGCAGCGATGATCGCACGTGATGCTTTGGGGGCTGACAATCTGCGCGAGATCGCGGTCGCTGCGGAGGGCTCTCTATACTCTTCACTGCGCGATAGTCTGGCAGCGCTTGGCGCGGAGGTCAGTGTTGCTTCCCTCTCCCTCCCTCTGCGCAGCCTGATGCTGCGCGCTTTGGCGGATGACGCGGGAGAACTGCTGCTCACGGCACAGAACAAATCTGCAGCCGCCATGGGTCACGGGGCCGTGCTGGGCGATTTTAATCCAATCAAAGACCTTTACCAGACGGAAGTTCACGCGCTTTGCCAATGGCGCAGTGAGACCCATCGCGCGTGGATGCTGGGGCCGGAGGCTGCGGCGATGGCAATATCAGAACAGTCCACTGAGGAACACCAATTGGACGACATCCTTCGAGTTTTGATGGACAAGGATGGCAGCGTTGAGGACTGTGTCGCGGAAGGCCTGGACCAACGGATCGCTCAAGAAGTCGCGCGACGCCACCTAGAGCATCGACCGCAGGGAAACCGATCCACGCCCGGCCCGCGCGTCACTGCCCCGCGCACTGAATACCCACGTCCCGCCCGCTGGCGCGGCCGCTCATAACGCTTAGACAGCGAGTTAAGTTTCCAACCATTCGCAGAGCGCGGCGCTCACGCATTTTTCCGCCACCTGTCAGCAGGTTACCGCCCAATAAACCCCTTCTGGAGAGTGAGAAATCGTGTCCTGAAAAATGATACGGAACGAAATCTTCCCTCCAAGGTTGTCCAAACACGACCAACAACGGCGCCGGATTTCCCACAGGGCACTCATCGCCGAACAGAAAGGGTTAAGACATGAATATCGTTAAACTTGGAATGGTATCTGCCATCGCTTTGGGTGCCGCTGCACCTGTCTATGCACAATCGGCCGAAGCCTATGCCGCAACCGATCTTAACATCCGTTCGGGCCCCGGCCCGCAGTACGACATCGTCGGTGTCATCCCCGGTGGCGAAGCTACTATGGTGGAAGGCTGCCTTGACGGCCAATCCTGGTGCCAAGTCAAATTTGGCGACGCGATGGGCTGGTCCTATTCTGATTACCTCGCCGTTGAAGTCGAAGAGCAGGCCGTGGCTCTGACCACCCGCCCCGCGACCGTCGAAATCGGCACTGTGACCTATGAAGATCCCGAAGGCACTGCCGAGAATGAGACCGAAGGCGCTGCTGCCGGTGCGACCCTTGGCGCGCTGACCGCATATGCCGTTGGTGGCCCGATTGGTGGCATCATCGCTGGTGGCATTGCAGGGGGTGCTGCAGGTTCTGCCGCGGCTGAGCCCGAAGAATCCACCATTACCTATGTGCGTGAAAACCCGGTTGAGACCGTGTACCTCGACGGCGAAGTCGTTGTCGGCGCGGGCATCCCTACGACCGTGACCACATATGAAGTGCCGGAGACCACATACCGCTATGTAAACATCAACGGCGCGACCGTGATCGTTGACAACGAGACGAACCTGATCGTCGACGTTGTGCGCTAAGTCGCAACAGGCTTGGTTAAAGAGGGCTCGGAGAGCGATCTCCGGGCCTTTTCTTTATCCGAAATTTAGGGCTAGCATGGTTGCAGCAATCTGAGGGAGCCACCATGATCGCCGTCATCTTCGAAGTCTTCCCCCACCCCGACCGCCGCGCGGAATATCTCGACATCGCGGCCAAGATGCGGCCTCTGTTGGATGAGGTGGATGGCTTTATCTCTGTCGAACGGTTCCAGAGCCTGACCAACCCCGACAAGCTGCTCTCAATCTCATTCTTTCGCGATGAAGAAGCGGTGCAGAACTGGCGCAAGCTAACTGCGCATCGCGGCGCGCAGGCCGCGGGGCGCGAGGGGATCTTTACCGACTATCACCTGCGCATTGCCCATGTGATCCGTGACTATGGCATGTTCGACCGCGCCGAAGCACCACAGGACAGTCAGGATATCCATCCGCCACGGCCTGTAGCCAAGGGCTGATCGGGCCTAGACCGTCTCCCCGGCCTCTAACCGCTGCAACCAGTTGCCCGCATCGCGCAAGATCGCCTCACGACGTTCTGCATCCATGCGGTCCCATGTCGCGTACATATTTCTCATGCGTGCATTGCTTTGAAACCGCTCGCGGTGACGGTCAAGGAAGTGCCAATAAAGCAGGTTGAAGGGGCAGGCTTTCTTTCCCGCCTTCGCGCTGACGCTATAGCTGCACCCTTTGCAGTAGTCCGACATGCGATTGATGTAGGCACCCGACGAGACATAGGGTTT is a window of Sulfitobacter sp. W027 DNA encoding:
- a CDS encoding nitrilase-related carbon-nitrogen hydrolase; protein product: MSDRFRLTLGQLNPTVGDLPGNAALARKTWEAGRDAGAQLVALPELFLTGHDAKALLRNPAFQRDVTAHLEALAADCADGPALALGAPWVEGTKLHNAYLILQGGKITQRVLQHSPVPHSVFDAGPISGPYAVEGLRIGSPIGADGWESDVAETQAETGAEFLLIPNAAPHLRGAMDRRLNHMVARVIETELPLVYLNMAGGQDEAVYDGASFALNPSGKLALQLPAFEEAIAHVDLERGPEGWLIAAGDRAPQPSTLERDYRALVVGLRDYVSKVGAAKVLIENAGGHDAALAAMIARDALGADNLREIAVAAEGSLYSSLRDSLAALGAEVSVASLSLPLRSLMLRALADDAGELLLTAQNKSAAAMGHGAVLGDFNPIKDLYQTEVHALCQWRSETHRAWMLGPEAAAMAISEQSTEEHQLDDILRVLMDKDGSVEDCVAEGLDQRIAQEVARRHLEHRPQGNRSTPGPRVTAPRTEYPRPARWRGRS
- a CDS encoding DUF1236 domain-containing protein, whose amino-acid sequence is MNIVKLGMVSAIALGAAAPVYAQSAEAYAATDLNIRSGPGPQYDIVGVIPGGEATMVEGCLDGQSWCQVKFGDAMGWSYSDYLAVEVEEQAVALTTRPATVEIGTVTYEDPEGTAENETEGAAAGATLGALTAYAVGGPIGGIIAGGIAGGAAGSAAAEPEESTITYVRENPVETVYLDGEVVVGAGIPTTVTTYEVPETTYRYVNINGATVIVDNETNLIVDVVR
- a CDS encoding antibiotic biosynthesis monooxygenase yields the protein MIAVIFEVFPHPDRRAEYLDIAAKMRPLLDEVDGFISVERFQSLTNPDKLLSISFFRDEEAVQNWRKLTAHRGAQAAGREGIFTDYHLRIAHVIRDYGMFDRAEAPQDSQDIHPPRPVAKG